One genomic segment of Candidatus Bipolaricaulota bacterium includes these proteins:
- the rsmH gene encoding 16S rRNA (cytosine(1402)-N(4))-methyltransferase RsmH: MAIHKPVLLKEVIELLDPRKNQNFVDCTLGAGGHAAAILEKTKPKGKVLAIDWDEKAIEAAKINLKKYSSRLIPVNDNYANLENIIEENDFHDIDGILLDLGLSSDQLASSGRGFAFQKDEPLDMRFNAENRVTAEKIVNGWDAEELKKIFWQFGEESKAPRIVAEILKYRKDKEIKTTGQLVEIIKKAKGRGQSRIHPATKVFQALRIAVNHELENIEKTLELVISLMKPGSKIVVISFHSLEDRIVKHFFQKESKDCVCPPQIPICQCEHKATLKILTKKPIVASGEEILENPRSRSAKLRAVEIK; encoded by the coding sequence ATGGCTATTCACAAACCGGTATTGCTAAAGGAGGTTATTGAACTGCTTGATCCTCGGAAAAATCAGAATTTTGTCGATTGCACTTTGGGCGCCGGCGGACATGCCGCGGCTATTTTGGAAAAAACAAAACCGAAAGGAAAAGTTTTGGCGATTGACTGGGATGAAAAAGCCATTGAGGCCGCCAAGATCAATTTGAAGAAATACTCGTCGAGATTGATTCCGGTAAATGACAATTACGCGAATTTGGAAAATATAATAGAAGAAAACGATTTTCACGATATTGACGGCATCTTGCTTGACCTGGGATTGTCTTCCGATCAATTGGCGAGCTCGGGCAGGGGATTCGCTTTTCAAAAAGACGAGCCTCTGGACATGCGATTTAACGCGGAGAATCGGGTGACCGCGGAAAAGATAGTGAACGGCTGGGACGCGGAGGAATTGAAAAAAATATTTTGGCAATTCGGCGAAGAATCCAAGGCTCCGAGAATAGTCGCCGAAATACTCAAATACAGAAAAGACAAGGAAATAAAAACAACCGGACAACTGGTCGAAATAATCAAGAAGGCCAAGGGTCGCGGTCAAAGCAGAATCCATCCGGCCACCAAAGTTTTTCAGGCCTTGCGCATCGCGGTCAATCATGAGCTGGAAAACATTGAAAAAACTCTGGAGCTGGTGATTTCGCTCATGAAGCCCGGATCGAAAATAGTCGTAATCAGTTTTCATTCTCTCGAAGACCGGATCGTTAAACATTTTTTTCAAAAAGAAAGCAAAGACTGCGTTTGCCCGCCGCAAATTCCTATTTGCCAGTGCGAGCATAAAGCCACCTTGAAAATTTTGACGAAAAAGCCGATTGTCGCTTCAGGAGAAGAGATCTTGGAAAATCCTCGCTCCAGATCGGCCAAGTTAAGAGCGGTAGAGATAAAATAA
- the rplL gene encoding 50S ribosomal protein L7/L12, which yields MSEEKKDVEVPEKFKKLVEEIEKMSVLDLSELVKILEDKFGVSAAAPMAMAMAPGAAAPEVEEKTEFNVELTSFGDNKIGVIKVVKEITGLGLKDAKDLVDGAPKVIKEAVKKEDAEVMKKKMEDAGATVNLK from the coding sequence ATGTCAGAAGAAAAAAAAGACGTTGAAGTTCCTGAGAAATTTAAAAAATTGGTTGAAGAAATCGAAAAAATGTCGGTCTTGGATTTATCCGAATTGGTAAAAATCCTGGAAGACAAATTCGGCGTTTCCGCGGCCGCGCCGATGGCCATGGCCATGGCGCCGGGAGCCGCCGCGCCAGAGGTCGAAGAAAAGACTGAATTCAATGTCGAGTTAACCTCCTTTGGAGACAATAAGATCGGCGTAATCAAGGTTGTTAAAGAAATTACCGGTTTGGGATTAAAAGACGCCAAAGATTTGGTGGATGGAGCTCCCAAGGTGATTAAGGAAGCTGTGAAAAAGGAAGACGCTGAAGTCATGAAGAAGAAAATGGAAGATGCGGGAGCTACGGTGAATTTGAAATAA
- a CDS encoding Bro-N domain-containing protein, which produces METTKIALFKGKKIRKTIHNNEWWFVINDVIQALTDSNDPPQYFKRMKQRDEELAKLTDQGGVQFVPPLMLEVETAGGKQKMYCWNTEGIFRLIQSIPSSKAEPFKRWLAKVGYERVQEIENPELATKRTRLLYKLKGYPDDWIEKRMRGIAIREELTDEWQNRGAREQKDYEILTAEISKATFGITPNEYKELKGLQRENLRDHMDDFELIFTMLGERATTEIHRTENSKGLKKLKSDAKSGGDIAGGARKKLEKRLGKAIVSPKNHLSTKKGISVLKNEK; this is translated from the coding sequence ATGGAAACCACAAAAATCGCATTGTTTAAAGGCAAAAAGATTAGAAAAACCATCCATAATAATGAATGGTGGTTTGTGATCAATGATGTAATTCAAGCATTGACCGATTCAAATGACCCTCCTCAGTATTTTAAAAGAATGAAACAGCGCGATGAAGAATTGGCAAAATTGACCGATCAGGGAGGGGTACAATTTGTACCACCCCTTATGCTGGAAGTAGAAACTGCTGGCGGTAAGCAAAAAATGTATTGCTGGAATACGGAAGGGATATTTAGATTAATTCAATCAATTCCATCCTCAAAAGCGGAACCCTTCAAAAGATGGCTAGCAAAAGTTGGCTATGAGCGAGTGCAAGAGATTGAAAATCCGGAATTGGCGACCAAGCGCACTAGATTATTGTATAAGCTTAAAGGCTATCCTGATGATTGGATTGAAAAGCGGATGCGCGGCATTGCTATTCGAGAGGAATTGACTGACGAATGGCAAAATAGAGGCGCGCGCGAGCAAAAAGATTATGAAATTTTGACCGCTGAAATATCCAAAGCCACTTTTGGCATTACGCCAAACGAATATAAAGAACTCAAAGGATTGCAACGGGAAAATTTGCGCGACCACATGGACGATTTTGAACTGATTTTTACCATGCTGGGCGAAAGAGCGACAACTGAAATACACCGGACGGAAAATTCAAAAGGTCTGAAAAAATTAAAATCAGACGCCAAATCAGGGGGAGACATCGCCGGCGGGGCCAGAAAGAAGCTGGAAAAGCGCTTGGGCAAAGCGATTGTTTCGCCAAAGAATCATTTATCCACAAAAAAGGGGATAAGTGTCCTGAAAAATGAGAAATAA
- a CDS encoding glycosyltransferase family 4 protein: MEKTLLVTLDFPPRLGGVANYWANLCGCLPADSVSVLAPEYEGSHDFDCYQNYLIYRRVLISRQKWLWPKWLPMVFAMQKLIRKEKIKRIIVGQVLPVGSAAYLLRKFFNFKYIVSCHGTDVKTPKKKSRKYKLMRCVLRAADCVIANSEYTKKALIEIGVREEKINIIYPCPNVECVNVDQALKNDISERYNLKNKKILLTVARLVERKGHDKVIQALAGLTQRFPDLVYLIVGKGNNLGNLKALVNRFNLKKYVLFLDRVDNDELKVLYDLADIFIMASRELSSGDVEGFGIVYLEANNFKKPVIAGKSGGAVESVIDGVNGLLVDPNNFHDLSRVIVKLLKEKDLAERLGENGYRRNREFFSWSAQAEKLCDLLK, encoded by the coding sequence ATGGAAAAAACATTATTGGTGACGCTTGATTTTCCGCCACGTCTTGGCGGCGTGGCCAATTATTGGGCCAATCTTTGCGGCTGTTTGCCCGCGGATTCGGTGTCGGTTTTGGCGCCCGAATATGAGGGTTCTCATGATTTTGACTGTTATCAAAATTATTTGATTTACCGCAGAGTTTTGATTTCGCGCCAAAAATGGCTGTGGCCAAAATGGCTGCCCATGGTTTTCGCGATGCAAAAATTGATTAGAAAGGAAAAGATCAAGAGGATTATTGTCGGACAGGTATTGCCGGTCGGATCGGCCGCGTATTTGCTCAGAAAATTTTTCAATTTCAAATATATAGTTTCCTGCCACGGCACGGATGTCAAAACCCCGAAAAAAAAGTCCAGAAAATACAAGCTGATGCGTTGTGTTTTAAGAGCCGCTGATTGTGTTATCGCCAATAGCGAATATACCAAAAAAGCCTTGATCGAAATTGGAGTGAGAGAAGAAAAAATCAATATCATTTATCCTTGCCCGAATGTTGAATGCGTTAATGTGGATCAAGCTTTGAAAAACGATATCAGCGAGCGATATAATTTGAAAAATAAAAAAATTTTATTGACCGTGGCCAGACTGGTGGAACGAAAGGGGCATGATAAGGTTATTCAAGCGCTGGCGGGTTTAACGCAGCGATTCCCTGATTTGGTTTATTTGATCGTGGGCAAGGGGAATAATTTGGGTAATTTGAAAGCCTTGGTGAATCGGTTTAATTTGAAAAAGTACGTTTTGTTTCTGGATCGGGTTGATAATGATGAATTGAAGGTTTTGTACGATCTGGCCGATATTTTTATCATGGCTTCTCGAGAGCTGTCTAGCGGCGATGTTGAGGGTTTTGGTATTGTTTACCTTGAAGCCAATAATTTCAAAAAACCGGTTATTGCCGGAAAAAGCGGGGGAGCGGTAGAATCGGTCATTGACGGGGTTAACGGACTTTTGGTAGATCCCAATAATTTTCATGATCTTAGCCGGGTCATTGTGAAATTATTAAAAGAAAAAGATTTGGCCGAACGGTTGGGGGAAAACGGTTATCGCAGAAATAGAGAATTTTTTTCCTGGAGCGCTCAAGCCGAGAAATTATGCGATTTGTTGAAATGA
- a CDS encoding DUF333 domain-containing protein: MKKIILIIASVVIVAGGGFLVYYLWSYIADNDLDLFEKMKIEGKISDFDECADAGYAIMESYPRQCRTEDGRLFVEEINEDDNNLNAVGNNAGLANPASVYCEDNGGKLEIRTLANGQAGFCLFDDNSECSEWEYFRGECAPGDNFCKDTCGDGECQEVVCESLDCACAETSKSCSIDCK; this comes from the coding sequence ATGAAAAAAATAATTCTGATCATCGCCAGCGTCGTCATTGTCGCGGGCGGAGGATTTCTGGTTTATTACTTGTGGTCCTACATCGCCGATAACGACCTTGATTTATTCGAAAAAATGAAAATCGAGGGCAAAATATCCGATTTTGACGAATGCGCTGACGCGGGCTACGCGATTATGGAAAGCTATCCTCGTCAATGTAGAACGGAAGACGGCAGACTTTTTGTCGAAGAAATAAATGAAGATGACAATAATTTGAACGCAGTGGGGAACAACGCGGGGCTGGCCAATCCGGCGTCGGTTTATTGCGAAGACAATGGCGGCAAATTGGAAATCAGAACTTTGGCCAACGGTCAGGCCGGTTTTTGTTTGTTTGATGACAATTCAGAGTGCTCGGAATGGGAATATTTCAGGGGCGAATGCGCGCCCGGAGATAATTTTTGCAAAGATACCTGCGGCGACGGGGAGTGCCAGGAAGTCGTTTGCGAGAGTTTGGATTGCGCTTGCGCGGAAACGTCAAAGAGTTGTTCCATAGACTGCAAATAG
- a CDS encoding L,D-transpeptidase produces the protein MKIKGFFAIALLAVAGFFFCAGSVAAFEKKDLTIKIYDRNLKLVSEFGFLPETFNGETDLAIGDVDGDSEGEVIVSLSDRENDSKILIYEKNGQLVREFRPFVEGYNGPIYLAAADLDNNKLDEIIVGAGSGGGPQIRILDQEGHPKFINDFWAEDKDNYRNGVRVGAGDINQDGLIEIITSTFTDKARFQFFNRYGQKVQEDIEQDIDNLYEPPVAVSTDLGNDGVNELVTNYGYGFAPELNVLRNDGSKINSFMAYDPGFGGGVEMVSIKDGERTTFVTAAGLSGGPHVRFLDNFGNPVKDLRFFVYPDDYKGGVNVAVDQESKDINYVFAPKLIWDESSNVLPKRIEVDVSKQKMYIYEYNRLVKEFWVSTGTWQHPTPLGVFSVFKKRESVHMQWFYGPGSPDNYDLPGVPYVLSFNGPYTIHGTYWHHNFGHRMSHGCVNMYTPEANWVYNWAPMGTPVIVYNGNRDAVLK, from the coding sequence ATGAAAATAAAGGGCTTTTTTGCCATAGCATTGCTCGCTGTGGCTGGTTTTTTCTTCTGCGCCGGCTCTGTCGCCGCGTTTGAAAAAAAAGATTTGACCATAAAGATTTATGATCGGAATTTAAAATTGGTGTCCGAATTCGGCTTTTTGCCCGAGACATTCAACGGGGAAACCGATTTGGCCATTGGTGATGTGGACGGCGACAGCGAAGGAGAAGTCATTGTCTCTTTGAGCGATCGGGAAAATGATTCGAAAATACTCATTTACGAAAAGAACGGACAATTGGTTCGGGAATTTCGGCCGTTTGTCGAAGGCTATAATGGCCCGATTTATTTGGCGGCCGCGGATTTGGACAATAATAAATTGGATGAAATAATAGTCGGCGCGGGCAGCGGCGGCGGTCCGCAAATCAGAATTTTGGACCAGGAAGGCCATCCGAAATTCATCAATGACTTCTGGGCGGAAGACAAGGACAATTACAGAAACGGAGTAAGGGTCGGCGCCGGAGACATCAATCAAGACGGGTTGATCGAAATTATTACTTCCACTTTCACCGATAAAGCGAGATTTCAATTTTTCAATCGCTATGGCCAAAAAGTGCAGGAGGATATCGAACAAGACATTGATAATTTGTATGAGCCGCCTGTTGCGGTGTCCACTGATTTGGGCAATGACGGCGTCAATGAATTGGTGACCAATTACGGCTACGGGTTTGCTCCGGAATTGAATGTTTTAAGAAACGACGGTTCCAAGATCAATTCATTCATGGCTTATGATCCGGGCTTTGGCGGCGGAGTGGAAATGGTTTCAATAAAAGATGGCGAGCGCACGACCTTTGTCACGGCTGCGGGTTTAAGCGGAGGGCCGCACGTCAGGTTTTTGGATAATTTCGGCAATCCTGTCAAGGATTTGAGATTTTTCGTCTATCCGGATGATTATAAGGGTGGAGTCAATGTGGCAGTGGATCAAGAATCGAAGGATATTAATTACGTGTTCGCTCCGAAATTGATTTGGGATGAGAGTTCGAATGTTTTGCCGAAGCGTATTGAAGTGGATGTTTCCAAGCAAAAAATGTACATTTATGAATACAACAGATTGGTAAAAGAATTCTGGGTTTCCACCGGCACTTGGCAGCACCCGACCCCGCTCGGCGTGTTCAGCGTTTTTAAAAAACGAGAGAGCGTGCATATGCAATGGTTTTACGGCCCGGGCAGTCCTGACAATTATGATTTGCCCGGAGTGCCTTATGTGCTTTCTTTCAACGGTCCTTATACCATTCATGGCACTTATTGGCATCATAATTTCGGCCATCGCATGAGTCATGGTTGCGTGAATATGTATACGCCTGAAGCCAATTGGGTTTACAATTGGGCGCCGATGGGCACGCCGGTTATCGTTTATAATGGCAATAGAGATGCGGTTTTGAAATAA
- a CDS encoding flippase, whose protein sequence is MSRSVAQNTTYLTASYILQKVISFFYFILIARSISVENVGTYTFAMSFTTLAAVFIDMGLSQILIRESAKYKDKAKEYLSATLSFRFIASLVVYLLVFLGIGLFLKHPLGNDSVANDLLTKQLVYLSGLVMIMDSFTLGFWGLFRGFQNLKYEAIGVVLNQLIVVAIGGASLFFKLPLHFLVIAFIGGSLFNLIFSAILVRRKLKIKLSFNWDKKLIFSLLKLSFPFALLAIFGRIYGYIDQILLYFLAGAKEIALYSSAYKMIFALQFIPSAFAAAIFPAMSSYFVEAKDKLKDIFDKSMAYLTMLAVPIMFGIASLADKIIGAAYTDDYLPAVITLQLLSIGVVFVFLNFPLGSLLNATDRQVQNTKLVGLTMIINLTLNIILIPILKYNGAAIAFLCSHGFLFFAGLYCARKVIAYSKRLLLISFAKTVLAGGIMSLVVMSIKDSVNILLSIAVGAIVYLAVMLAVKGIDKKDYNEFKKIFLR, encoded by the coding sequence ATGTCTCGTTCCGTAGCTCAAAACACAACTTATTTGACCGCTTCTTACATATTGCAAAAAGTAATATCGTTTTTTTATTTTATTTTGATCGCCAGATCGATATCGGTTGAAAACGTGGGCACATACACTTTCGCCATGAGTTTCACCACTTTGGCCGCGGTTTTTATCGATATGGGTTTGAGCCAAATACTGATTCGCGAAAGCGCCAAATATAAAGACAAAGCGAAAGAATATTTATCAGCCACTTTGTCTTTCAGGTTCATTGCTTCCTTGGTTGTATATTTGCTTGTTTTTTTGGGCATCGGCTTGTTTTTGAAGCATCCGCTCGGCAATGACAGCGTGGCCAATGATTTGCTGACCAAACAATTGGTGTACTTGTCGGGCTTGGTCATGATTATGGATTCTTTTACCTTGGGTTTTTGGGGTCTGTTTCGCGGCTTTCAAAATTTGAAATACGAAGCTATCGGAGTAGTTTTAAATCAATTGATTGTGGTGGCCATCGGCGGAGCTTCTTTATTTTTCAAACTCCCGCTTCATTTTTTGGTGATCGCTTTTATCGGAGGTTCGCTATTCAATCTTATTTTTTCAGCGATTTTGGTCAGGAGGAAGTTAAAGATCAAATTGTCATTTAATTGGGATAAAAAACTTATTTTCTCGCTGCTGAAATTATCTTTTCCTTTCGCCCTGCTGGCCATATTCGGCAGAATTTACGGTTATATCGATCAAATATTGCTTTATTTTTTGGCGGGCGCCAAAGAAATCGCTTTGTATTCTTCGGCTTATAAGATGATTTTCGCCTTGCAATTTATTCCTTCGGCGTTCGCGGCCGCCATTTTTCCAGCCATGAGCTCTTATTTCGTTGAAGCCAAGGACAAACTGAAAGATATTTTTGACAAATCAATGGCTTATTTGACCATGTTGGCCGTGCCGATCATGTTTGGCATCGCCAGCTTGGCCGATAAAATAATAGGCGCGGCCTATACCGATGATTATTTGCCCGCCGTTATTACCTTGCAATTATTGTCAATCGGCGTGGTTTTTGTCTTTTTGAATTTCCCTCTGGGATCGCTGCTAAACGCCACGGATCGACAGGTGCAAAACACGAAATTGGTCGGCTTGACCATGATTATAAATTTGACCTTAAACATCATCTTGATTCCGATATTAAAATACAACGGCGCGGCCATCGCTTTTTTGTGCAGTCATGGTTTTCTTTTCTTCGCCGGACTTTATTGCGCCAGAAAAGTGATCGCGTATTCCAAGAGGTTATTACTGATTTCTTTCGCCAAAACGGTTTTGGCCGGCGGAATCATGTCGCTGGTTGTCATGTCCATAAAAGACAGCGTGAATATTCTTTTATCCATCGCCGTTGGCGCGATTGTTTATTTGGCCGTCATGTTGGCGGTTAAAGGCATTGATAAAAAAGATTACAATGAATTTAAAAAAATATTTTTGAGGTAG
- the mraZ gene encoding division/cell wall cluster transcriptional repressor MraZ — protein MFIGEYQHSLDQKDRLAVPVKFRAKLKEGAVVTRGLDNCLFLYPKSEWKKLADKLATLPISKSNTRAFSRFMLSGAMDADVDKQGRIKIPDYLKKFAGLKKNVVVAGLLNRLELWDKEVWNKYKLTTEKASVNIAEELENLDV, from the coding sequence ATGTTCATAGGCGAATATCAACACAGTTTGGATCAAAAAGACAGGCTGGCAGTGCCGGTTAAGTTTAGGGCGAAATTAAAAGAAGGAGCCGTGGTGACTCGAGGTTTGGACAATTGTTTGTTTCTGTACCCGAAATCGGAATGGAAAAAGTTGGCTGACAAATTAGCCACATTGCCGATCAGCAAATCAAACACCAGAGCGTTCAGCCGCTTCATGCTTTCAGGAGCCATGGACGCTGACGTTGATAAACAGGGCAGAATAAAAATTCCGGATTATTTGAAAAAATTCGCCGGCTTGAAAAAGAACGTGGTGGTGGCCGGACTTTTGAACAGATTGGAACTTTGGGACAAAGAAGTTTGGAATAAATATAAATTAACCACGGAAAAAGCCAGCGTTAATATCGCCGAGGAGTTGGAGAATCTTGATGTATAA
- the pgeF gene encoding peptidoglycan editing factor PgeF, protein MCFDKIFPEQEKVSAVFSNKEAGDLRKDAHNIERFLRLLNISPEKLVRMNQVHGRNVGFADGQISFFEKTDGLFTDQKGVFLSVNTADCLPIFVFGRAPEFVGIIHAGWKPLTAGIIEEFFNKAQAKLGTFDFANVSVAIGPGIGQCCFEVKDDVIHNFSPWPNHIKHGLKGSYFIDLPKIAVDCLTRAGVNDNNIMLAGECTKCRSDKYFSYRREKNELAGEMMGIIGLI, encoded by the coding sequence ATGTGTTTTGATAAAATTTTCCCCGAACAAGAAAAAGTGTCAGCGGTTTTTTCCAATAAAGAGGCCGGTGATTTGAGAAAAGATGCTCATAATATTGAGCGTTTTTTAAGGCTTTTAAATATCTCGCCCGAGAAATTGGTCAGAATGAATCAGGTTCACGGGAGAAATGTAGGTTTCGCTGACGGTCAAATTTCCTTTTTTGAAAAAACGGACGGTTTGTTTACCGATCAAAAAGGCGTTTTTTTATCGGTGAACACGGCGGATTGTCTGCCTATATTCGTTTTCGGGCGAGCGCCGGAATTTGTCGGGATCATCCATGCCGGTTGGAAGCCTTTGACGGCCGGCATTATCGAGGAATTTTTCAATAAAGCTCAAGCGAAATTGGGAACCTTTGATTTTGCCAATGTTTCGGTCGCCATTGGACCGGGGATCGGACAATGCTGTTTCGAGGTGAAAGACGATGTTATCCACAATTTTTCGCCTTGGCCCAATCACATTAAACATGGTCTTAAAGGTTCTTATTTCATTGATTTGCCTAAAATAGCCGTTGATTGTTTGACAAGGGCGGGCGTCAATGATAACAATATAATGCTGGCGGGTGAATGCACCAAGTGCCGGTCTGACAAGTATTTTTCATATCGGAGGGAAAAAAATGAACTCGCCGGAGAAATGATGGGTATAATCGGTTTGATATAA
- the rplJ gene encoding 50S ribosomal protein L10 translates to MPLSKEQKEKIVSELVENLKIAKSFVISDLNGLTVNDTSQLRQKSRENNIKLQSIKKTLLKKALEQVKKEGLDPLSLEGSLAISLGMQDEVAPAKVIAEFAKTHEQVKILAGALEDKILSQEEVVALSKIPSKEELLAKLVGGINAPISGFVNVLAGNLRGFVNVLNALKDVK, encoded by the coding sequence ATGCCGCTTTCAAAAGAGCAAAAAGAGAAAATAGTCAGCGAACTCGTAGAAAATTTAAAGATCGCCAAATCCTTTGTCATTTCGGATTTGAACGGTTTGACCGTTAACGACACTTCTCAATTGAGGCAAAAGTCCAGAGAAAATAACATTAAGTTGCAATCGATTAAAAAAACTTTATTGAAGAAAGCGCTTGAGCAAGTGAAAAAGGAAGGTTTGGATCCTCTGTCGCTTGAAGGCAGTTTGGCCATATCGCTGGGCATGCAAGACGAAGTGGCGCCGGCGAAAGTCATCGCGGAATTCGCCAAGACCCATGAACAGGTGAAAATTTTGGCCGGAGCCTTGGAAGATAAGATTTTAAGTCAAGAAGAAGTGGTGGCCTTGTCCAAGATTCCTTCCAAAGAAGAATTACTCGCCAAACTCGTGGGTGGCATCAATGCTCCGATTTCCGGCTTCGTCAATGTTTTGGCCGGGAATTTGAGAGGCTTTGTCAATGTTTTGAACGCGCTAAAAGACGTTAAATAA
- a CDS encoding PsbP-related protein, whose amino-acid sequence MLNQNSIETPPATPSKISYSMLVVGVLVVVLLIAGGIYMWYSLQAPIQQLAENQKILSDKLDKLTYEASQAVVAEEQAEVVPEIKNNAYIDANLGFSFQYPKNWKMTKNSYSTEGGLWLQLEDSSVPAVNPFSKNLSLIVLVDNPGIGFEYLSEIQSEADITVDGVSAKRNLFSGTYDGNKLEAYSLKFTKDGHVYMFLYQVDASKWDSYKNLFNQMVETIKFID is encoded by the coding sequence ATGTTAAATCAAAATTCTATTGAAACACCTCCCGCAACGCCATCAAAGATTTCATACTCGATGCTTGTGGTGGGAGTTTTAGTGGTAGTCCTTTTAATCGCCGGAGGAATCTACATGTGGTATTCTCTGCAAGCCCCGATTCAGCAATTAGCGGAAAATCAAAAAATCTTGAGCGATAAGCTCGACAAATTGACTTATGAAGCCTCTCAAGCGGTCGTCGCCGAGGAACAAGCGGAGGTCGTGCCGGAAATAAAAAATAATGCCTATATTGACGCTAATTTGGGGTTCTCATTTCAATATCCGAAAAATTGGAAAATGACCAAGAATTCTTATTCCACGGAAGGCGGTTTATGGCTTCAGCTGGAAGATAGCTCAGTGCCGGCGGTAAATCCTTTTTCAAAAAATCTTTCTCTCATTGTTTTAGTCGATAACCCGGGAATTGGATTTGAGTATTTATCGGAAATACAGAGCGAGGCGGATATCACAGTTGACGGCGTAAGCGCCAAGAGGAATTTATTCAGCGGCACTTATGACGGAAATAAACTTGAGGCATATAGTTTAAAGTTTACGAAAGACGGTCACGTCTATATGTTTTTATACCAGGTGGATGCGAGCAAATGGGATTCATATAAGAATTTGTTTAATCAGATGGTTGAAACCATTAAATTCATTGACTAA
- a CDS encoding radical SAM protein, with product MQIALIEPRSPGLNVFKKFVLPRLGLPILAAILRDMGHTVKVFCEDLARINWSYVDACDLVGISTITCTAERAYEIARKIKDENPNKPVIMGGPHVTFLPHEALENGVDIVVRGEGEIVIVEIIEWLENRRALDEISGISYKVAGKRIDNPNRERDQDIFDHIPFPALDLIEGLDRLRFIPIQTSRGCHKRCEFCSVTPMFGRKLRCASVESVVAEVERLITLLPGRSIFFYDDNFVGKPKRTKELLRSLIEMRKRTGAGFNWFAQVTVNSAKDIELMALMRDAGCNQVYVGIESVNPETLKEWKKDQTVEEIRNSIKVFHKHGIAVHGMFILGGDHDDLKTIKDTVRFAINMRIDTVMFSILTPLPGAETYQKLEEAGRLLSRSWRYYDSHHVVFEPAKIPAWQLQKAVMLQAMPRFYSWGRVIKRALLSLLPPYGRKSQRLRNFFLTIYGHLSLRKFRRQKEERKFFRWLKELPARLKRKKDEETSAS from the coding sequence ATGCAAATAGCGCTGATCGAGCCTCGTTCGCCCGGACTTAACGTGTTCAAGAAGTTCGTTTTGCCGAGACTCGGCCTGCCGATCTTGGCGGCCATTTTGCGAGACATGGGACACACGGTCAAAGTCTTCTGTGAAGATCTGGCTAGGATCAACTGGTCGTACGTGGACGCTTGCGATTTGGTGGGGATCTCCACCATTACTTGCACGGCCGAGCGGGCGTACGAAATCGCTCGGAAAATCAAGGACGAAAATCCTAACAAACCCGTGATCATGGGTGGACCGCATGTGACGTTCCTGCCGCACGAGGCGTTGGAGAACGGGGTGGATATCGTGGTTCGCGGCGAAGGCGAAATTGTCATCGTCGAGATCATCGAATGGCTGGAAAATCGGCGCGCCTTGGACGAGATCAGCGGTATTTCATACAAAGTCGCGGGCAAGCGCATCGATAATCCGAATCGCGAGCGAGACCAAGATATATTCGACCACATCCCTTTCCCGGCGCTTGATCTCATCGAAGGTTTGGATCGCCTGCGCTTCATTCCCATTCAGACATCTCGCGGCTGTCACAAACGGTGCGAGTTTTGCTCAGTCACTCCCATGTTCGGCCGCAAGCTGCGTTGCGCGAGCGTCGAGTCGGTGGTGGCCGAAGTGGAAAGACTTATCACTCTGCTGCCCGGACGTTCGATATTTTTCTATGATGACAATTTTGTCGGCAAACCGAAGCGCACCAAGGAACTGCTTCGGTCGCTGATCGAGATGAGAAAACGAACGGGCGCCGGCTTCAACTGGTTCGCTCAGGTGACCGTAAATTCCGCCAAGGATATTGAGCTGATGGCTTTGATGCGCGACGCGGGCTGCAATCAGGTCTATGTCGGCATTGAATCCGTCAATCCGGAAACTCTGAAAGAGTGGAAAAAAGACCAAACCGTCGAGGAAATCAGAAATTCGATCAAAGTGTTCCACAAGCATGGCATTGCCGTGCACGGCATGTTTATTCTCGGCGGAGATCATGACGACCTGAAGACGATCAAGGACACGGTCAGATTCGCCATTAACATGAGGATCGACACTGTGATGTTTTCGATCTTGACGCCATTGCCCGGCGCTGAAACGTACCAAAAGCTCGAAGAGGCAGGCAGACTGCTCTCCAGATCGTGGCGTTACTACGATTCTCATCACGTCGTGTTCGAACCGGCTAAGATCCCCGCCTGGCAGCTGCAAAAAGCGGTTATGCTCCAAGCCATGCCTCGGTTCTATTCATGGGGCAGGGTGATCAAGCGGGCGCTGTTGAGCCTCTTGCCGCCATACGGCAGGAAAAGTCAGCGCTTGCGCAATTTCTTTCTCACCATTTACGGACATCTGAGTCTGCGCAAATTCCGCAGACAGAAAGAGGAACGCAAATTCTTCAGATGGTTGAAAGAACTTCCGGCCAGGTTGAAAAGAAAAAAGGACGAGGAAACATCCGCGAGCTGA